The window AACGAATCGATCACCGATTTGTTGACCGCGGCGACTCGCGTCTTTACTTATAACGGCGCCGCCGAAACCATCGCGCTCGCCAACCTGGTGGCCGGCACTTCGCTGCAGATCGATTCGTCGATTGGTGCGAATACCAACTTCAACAAGCCGACCGATGCACTCGTCGTGAACCTGAGCACCGGCAGCGCCGACACGCTCAACATTGGGGCCGCTACGCTCACGGGCAACTTCACCGTGAACGGCAGCGACGGCAACGATGCAGTGAACTTCAATGGTGCAGTAGCTGTAACCGCCGGTGCGACCTTGCCGGGTCTGGTGACGATCAGCGGCGGCAACATGGCGTTTGCGAACACGGGTTCGATCACCACGCCGAACAACGTGGTGCTGACCTCCGGCGGCGCGATCAGCACGGCTGGTACGAATGTCGATGTGTCGGCAGCCACGCTCACCGCGTCGGCCGTTACCGGCATCGATCTCGATACCACGGTCGCCACGCTGAATGGTACGACGAGCGGCGCGGGAGCGATTCGCTTCGACGAAACCAATGCGGTGACCGTGCAAAACGTCGTGGCAGCCAATGGCGCAGTGACCATCACCACCGCCACGGCTGGCGATGTGACGGTTGAAAATCTGAGCTCGGGCACCGCCGCTACGAACATCACCGTGAACAACGGCAACCTCGTGAGTGGCGCTGCCGATGCTGGCGTTGCCGACATTGTCGCAGGCACGCTGACCATCTCGCTCAGCACGGGCGCTCACACCATCGGCACGAGCGCTGCCAACCGACTCGAAATCAACGCCGTGCAGTTGCAAGCAAATATCGCGGGCGGCACGAACAACTCGGCCTGGATTCTTGATACCGCTGGCGGCCTACAGATGAACGATTCATCGATGGGCGCGACCGGCACTACGGTCTTCGACCTGCGTGTTCTCAACGGCAGCTTGACGAGTGTCGCTGGTGGCAACGCCGACGTGCGAGCCATTCAAGTGATTCTCGAAGTGACCGGTGCGACGAGCACCATCGGCACCTCGGAAGCCTTGCCGCTGGAAATCAACGCCGCGACGCTCGCAGCCACGGCGATCTTGAATGTGCTCACGCCGGGCGCAGTGACCAATCCGGTTTACATCCGCGATGTTTCCGATGACCTGCCGATCGGCACGATCAGCGCCGGCCTGGCCGATGTCTTCTTGACCTCGACGGCTGGTTCGATCATCGATACCGCCAACGATGCGGTGCTCGACATCACAGCAGGCCGATTGGTCCTCGCGACGACCGCCGCTGGCGGTGGCATTGGTGTGACCAATGGCGACTTGGAATTGCAAGTTGGTGCGCTCGAAGCCACGGCCGGCACGGGCGGCATTTTCCTGAACAACACAGGCAATGTCACGATCGGTGGCATTAGCACCGCAGTTGGCATGAGTGCCACGGGTGGCGACATTGTGCTCACCGGCACTGGCTCGATCGCCGTGACGGAGAACATTACCGCGACTGGCGCTGGAACCGATGTGTTCCTCACCACGACCGACGCAGCCTCGGCGGGGCAAGACATCACCTCGATTGCCGGCGCGACGATTTCGAGCGCCGCAGGGTTGATCTTGATCAACGCCGGCGACAACGGCGTCTTCAACGGCGACCTGTCGTCTTCGAGCACGGTGACGATCAACGTCGACGTCGGCCCCGCGGCCACCGACGCAGCCGGCGCTGCGGCCACGGCTGGCGGCGTGACCACTGCTCCGGGCGGTGCGTTCCTCAACGGCAACGTCAACAACGACACGTTTACCGTCAAACCTTCCAGCACTGCGGCCTTCACGGTGAACGGCAACTTGCCGACGACGTTCCCCGGCGACACCCTGAGCCTGGACCTGACCGGAACCACCAATCCAGTGCTGACGATCGGCAGCCCGGGCTCCGGCTCTTGGAGCTTTGGTGCTCCGAATCGTCCGGTGACTTACACGAGCATCGAAAATGTGAACGTGGTCGGGGCAACGCTCTACGACCTTGTGCTCGACGCCAACACCTCGTCGTTCGGCAATACCAACGTCGACGACCTAATTTCGATTCGCAAGTCGGGCACGACGCTCATCGTCGAACGGACTGGATCGAATGCCGTGCCGGATGACGATGACGTCGGCCTGATCTTCCAAGGAGATATGGCCAGCATTTTGTCGTTCACCTACATCGGCAGCAACGACAACGACACCGTCACGGTGAGCGATTCGGGCGGCATGCTCGACTTCCAAGGGAGCGTGCCCGGTGTGCCAAACAATCCGAACATCCCTGGCGCTGCGGACTTCTTCTTCGACGGCCGAGCTGGCAGCGACAAGCTTGTTTACAACCTGACCGGCGCGAACGCAGCCTTCACCTATGCGATTGGCGATGGCAGCGGCACACCGATGGCGAGCGGCGAAGTGCAAAGCACTTCGGGCGCGAGCGGAACACTGCTCACCTACTTTGCCAACACGGAACTGGTTCAATCGGTTGCCGCGGGCAATGCGACGTTGCTCGGCGATGCAAATGCCAACCTGATGAGCATCGCCCCCTTCGGCAACAACACCCGGGCCACGGTCGCGGGCTTCACGCCGCTGGAACTCACCGGCAACAACGTCGGTGCGGGCATCGGTGTGAGTGGTGCTGCGGGCGCTGACACGCTCGAGCTCATTGGCATCGGCAGCAATCAAAGCAATCCGCTGGCCATCACGCTTAGTGGCGATGCGGACGCGGATATCATTCGCGTTCATTCGACCAGCGGTAACACGGGCACCGTCACGCTGATCGGCGGCACCGGCAACGATCAATTCCAGCTCTACAACGTCCTGAACACGGTCGATTCGATCGCTGGACAAGTTGTGGTTGACGGTACGGATGGAAACATCGCGGCCAACAACGACACGCTGACGATCATCGACAGCGGCGACACGACTGCCGACAACGTGCTGATCTCAGCCGTCAATCCGGCAACGAGCGGCGACTATCAAATCGACGGCATTAACAGCGTCGCGGGGAGCGATGTTGTCTTCCGCAATGTCGATACGCTGGTCTACACGGCCACGCAAGGCAACGACACCATCGATACGCAGTTGACTCGCACCACACCAGTCAGCGATCTGTCGTTTGTCACCGTCAACGGCTGGCTGGGCGCAGATCAGTTCCTGCTGTTCACCTCCGATCAGGCTGGCGGCACGGGCCCGACGCCCACCGGCATGTCGAGTGGTGTGGCGATCGTCAATCTCAACGGCGACGCGCCGGGGAATCCGAACGGCGCGGACGGCAACGATGTCTTTGGTCAAACGGGACCGGGCATCATCGGCACTGGCGCTAGCAACACGGGTTTGACCGTGGCCGACAGCGTTCGCGGCATTCGGCCGAGCACCTCGACGGCGATCAACATCAACGGCGGTCAACCGACCGGCCCGGCGGTTCCGACGGGTGATACCGTCGGCGACGTTTTGAATCTCGATCTGTCCGGCCTGCCGGGTTCATCGGCGATCATTCTGCCGACGGTCTCTGGAATTGTCGGAGCCACCGGCTTGCAGCCGTTGTCGTACGCTCAGATCGAAGATCTCAACCTGATCGTCAACAACCAGCTGATCAACGTGCAGATGGGCGATACCTTCGTCCGCGGCACGGCTGGCTCGGACACGATCATCTTCTCGAAGAATGTTACGACCGGCAGCGATCCCAACGCCGTGCGGGTGCGAGTTAACAACCTGGTGGTGGACTTGATTCTGTCCGGCAAGACGTTGACGTATGCTGGTGCTTCAAACGACTTCGTGAACCAGGCCAACGTCGATCGCCCAGCTGAAATCTACGGCGAGGCGGGTGACGACTACATCTCGGGCGCGGGCGCCAACGACTTCCTCGTCGGTGGCACCGGAGCTGACCAGATCAATGGCGGTGGCGGCGACAATGTGATCTGGGGCGACAACTCACCGACGCTGCCGGGCGACCCCAATCCGCAAGATGGGGCCATCGGTGGCAACGACATTCTTAGTGGCCTCGACGGCAACGACGTCTTCTACGGCGGCGCCGGCGATGATCAGATCAGTGCAGGTGGCGGCAACGACTACGTTAGCGGCGGACAAGGAAACGACATCATCGCTGGTGCAGCCGGCGACGATCGCCTCTACGGCGGCGCCGGAAATGATGTTCTCGGCGGCGGCGAAGGGAACGACCTGCTGAGCGGCGGTGAGGGGAACGATCAGTTGCTCGGCAACTCGGGCAACGACGTGCTAATCGGCGGCGGTGGAGCCGATCAGATCGATGCCGGTAGCGGCAACGATTTGATCATTGGTGGCCGAGTGGCGAATGAGAACTCCAGCTTCACTTCGGTGGCCAGCACCAGCACCTTCGGTGCTGCCACCTATAGCAACCCCACCGATAACGATGCCGCGTTGCTGACCCTGCTCACGCAATGGGCCGCAACCAAGGATCTGTCGAGCTTGGGAATCATCACCCACGACGGAGCCACCGACAGACTGATCGGCAGTGTCGGCGACGACACGTTCAACTGGGAGTCGATCGACCTGGCAGGCTCTTCGAACTTGGTTGCCCCCTCGGACTTCAACGCTTTTGGAATGGGAACCGATGTCCGTATCGGACCAAATTCGTAGAGCATTCGCCTGAACTTCATCAGAACTTCAAGGCGTATTCGTCAAAACGCTAGCAGTTCCAGATCGAAACTGGGCTGCTAGCGACAGGTTGTTGGCTCTTTTGGGCTGCTGTTTCCCGCCAAATCCATCGCAGTAAGTCATTGCGTAGCAGAAACTTGCCGCAAATGCACAATTCACCTACTTTCCTCGGCGCGTAGCGGCCGGTTACAATTTCACCGTGTTGGCGACGCGAATGCGTCACGCATGCTTGGCAGCGAAAGTCGGGCGACCAGGAAGCTGCTAGAAAAGGAAATAAACCATGCCGTCCACCCTCGAACCAAAAAACAGCTTTGTGAACTCGAACCTCTCCACACCGGAAATCGCCACTCACTACGTCGATGCTGCCGAGTTTCGTCGGCTCATCGTTTCGAACCGCCGCATGGAGCGGGCCGATAACTTTGCTCCCAAGATGCGCGGCCTCCGCGATTTGAAAACCGGCGAGTTGTTCCTCACCGACGAACGTTGGTTGATCGACGGCAAGCGCTAAACGCGTTCGCCATCCTTTATGCCTGGCCAAGAAACATCAACGGCCGGCTGACCATCAGGTCAGCCGGCCGTTTTTATTGGCTCCGGCCTGTTGCCGGGTAAGTGAGTCGGTAAATGCCAGGACCCTGGCTATTCGAAAGCGGCGTCGGGCCGCGAGTTCTCTCTGAGCTGTAGTTGGCTCAACATGAGAAGTAAAAAGCAGTTGATGTGCCAAACTTCCTGGCGATCAATCAACAAAATCGCAAATGAAGATGCGATTTGGCTTTAGAGCAATTTCGGCCGCGCATTGAATTTTGCAGCGCTCGCACGGCCGAGAAAAACCGTCTCAAAACGATGGCGCTTTGGCTCGATTTGATACTTGCTGATCGCCGGCGTGGCGCGAGTTACTGTTTCAGCGTCGTGATCCAGAGGAACGGCCGATCGGCTTCGTCGACGCGCAGCTCGCACTTCAGCTTCGCCTGGAATAACAGTTTCTCCAGGATGCTTTTGTAGTATGTGTTCATTCTCGGCAGCGAGACCTTCGTCGTGGCCATATCAATCTGCTGCTTGGCCAGGTTGTTCTGATCGATGATCATCGGCACGTTCAACCGGCCGCGGATGGCTTCGAGCGGTTCAGCGATCGGCCTGTCGACCACTTCGACGTTGAGGAACTTGAAAAAGTCGGGCAGGGTCTCTTTGGGATTGGATTTGCTCGGCCAGCCAACGGGCCAGACTTGCTTGGCGGCTTGCGAATCGACGACCCGCAGTTGCACGTCGTTGCCGACCTTGATCGGTGTCATGACGAGGCCCAGTGGGCGAATCGCCGCGGCGAGCGCGGTGCCAGCCGACATGCCGATGAGTTCGTCGGCGACTTTTTCATCGCCGAATTGGCCGCGGACGGCGGGATCGACCGTTAGTTTCAAATCGACGACGGCGGCGATTCCTTGCACCACTTCCTTGGTCGTTTTGCCAGCCGTGGTGAAATTGAGTTTCTTGGCCAGGTCCTCATGCACGGCAACCAGTTCCTTCGGCACGAGGCCGAAGGCGCCGGACTTGGCATTTAAACCTTCTTCACCGCCGGCTTGGAGTTTCTCGAGCCACTTCTTGATATTGGCCGAGCTGCCGGGGCCGAAGTTGCCGTTCGGCAGCCGCAGGCGGTTGTCGCTGGTTAGCACGCCGGTCACTTCGTAGCTCAGATTGGCGCCGGTCCCATTCGCCTTCAGTCCAGCGCCGTCACTCGCCTGACCGCCGCGAACTCGCACGCCGCTAAAGCCGACCTTCTCGAGCATCGGCAACCATTCGCGGATCACTTCCTGCGGCAGGCCGGGCTCCGTGACCACTTCGAGGCTCACGCGCGGCCCTTGCGCAAAGGCCGAGCCAGCCGCAAAAACGGCGACGATCGCAATCAGCTGCGGAACAAACTGCTTCGCCGTCATAAACAAGTCTCCCGAGATAGCGGCCCCAGCGCACGCAATTATATGGCACGACGGAGCCGCGCTGCCCAGTAAATCTTCTCTCGCTAGCAAATCTCCCCTCGTTGCGAAGCTGCGTAAGCTGCTCAAGATGCCGGTCGTAGCGGATATTCGTTCAATGCCGATCGAACCGCCTGCCGATGGAAACATCATTGGCAGCTCGACCCAGTCGCGGCACATCTGGCAGCCGGCTCCCGCACAGCCGGCCCACAGTGTCGCGATCCTAGCGCAGCGGCCAATCAATCAGCGAATTGCTCACAGGGGGGATATACATGATCCGTCGTTTGCTTCTGGCCCTCGCTTGCGCCTGCGTGATGGGCGTCGTGACCTCGGCGACCGAAGCCCAGGCCCAATACCCGACGTCTCGCGCCTACGGCCGAACTTGGGGCGGACAATACAGCCGCATGGACTGGGAACGGTTCTACCACTACCCCTACGTCTATTACCCGCAGAACTTCTACGGCAACGAGTACTATCGCAGCAGCGAAGACTTGTACTACCGCTATCCGCAAGAAATGCGGATCCCCACCTACAACCGCCAGTGGCAAAACGAATACCCGCAAGAACGCCGGTACCACTCGGGCCACCAGTTCATTCTGGATGTGTTCTAAGCAGGGGCGAGGGACGAGAGGCGAGAGACGAGGGGAAAGACCTGCTCCCTCGCCTCGGTACTCCGGGGAGAGGGTTGGGGTGAGGGGCTGTAGCTCTTTTGACCCAACCATTCTTTAAGCCGGTTTTCACAAATCATCGAGTGCACTCGCCGAGATTCATTCGTAGCGAGCAACGCACTCTCCAAGCAACTACAACCCCGCGGCTACGCACCCTGAGCAAGTGCATGGCAGCGGGGTTGTGGCTTTTGATCACGCAGGACAAACGATTGGTCCGTCTTACCCAGTGAACGACGATATACTGAAAGACGATGTCGCCAGACTCCACGCCCGCCGAACTCTCCACCGACCCCATTCTCGGGAGTTACTGGGCCGTTGCGCTCATCGCGTTGGGGCTCATCGCGCTGCTCGCACTCGGGCCGCGCTACGGTCGACTGAGTTGGCCACGCAAAGCAGTCCTCACTGTCTTGCGATTGCTCATCATCGGTCTGGTGGTGATCGCGCTGCTGCGGCCGACGAAATTGACCACGGTCAAAACGCCGCGGTCCAGCGTAGTGATTGTTATGGTCGACACCAGTCGCAGCATGCTCTTGCCGAATGGCAAAGATGAAATGACTCGCTGGCAGGCCCTGCAAAAGACCATCGACAAAGTCAAATCGCAGCTCGTCAACCCTGGTCCGGATCTCGAGCTACGCACCTATACCTACGACTCGCGCTTGCATCCCTGGCAGATCGTCAATGGTCAGCTGCAACTCCCCGAGAAGCCGACCGGCGAACAGACCGACGTCGGCACCTCGCTCTATCAAGCGTTGCTCCCCGAGCAAGGCAAACGGCTGGCCGCTGTCGTGTTGCTCGGCGATGGAGCGCAAACGGCTTTTGATCCGCAAATCGAAGTTCAAGAAGCGGGTCGCAAAATTCGCGACGATTTCGCAGCGCCGCTGTTTACCGTCACCTTCGGCCCTTCGGGCGATGCGGCCCAATCGCGCGATGTTGCCGTGGAGCGGCTCGATGAACAATTCACCGTCTTCGTAAAAAACGAAGTCGTCGTCAAAGGGCAGATCCGCGTGCGTGGTTACGCGCAAAAGAAAATTCCCGTCGAACTCTTTTTGGAAGACGCATCCGGCAACCGCCAAAGCCTCGGCAAGAAGGACATCGTCGCCACCGATGACATCAAGCCGATTGAAGTCGACTTCCCCATCACGCCCGAAAAGGTCGGCCATTTTCGCCTCACGATGCAAGCCGCGCTGCAGGACGGCGAGCTCGTGGCCAAGAACAATGCGTTGAGCGCTTATCTGACGGTGCTCGAAGGTGGCCTGCGGATTTTGTTTCTCGATGGCGAAAAAAGGTTCGAGCAGAAGTTTCTGCGCCGCGCGATCAATGCCTCGCCCGATATCGATCTCGACGATCGGATCCTCGATATCCGCGGCAAAAAAAATTGGCCCATCAACCTGAGCGAAGACTTGAAGCGCGACAAGTACGATGCCTACATCCTCGGCGAAGTCGACGCTGCCGCGCTCGGGCCGCAGCAGATGCAGCAGTTGGCGAGCAACGTCGCCGCTGGCAAAGGCCTGCTGATGATCGGTGGCCGCGGCAGCTTCGGCTGGGGCCATTATCGCGGCACGCCTATCGAGCAGCTGTTGCCGATCAGATTCAATGCAATCGAAGGAAGCGACGGCTTGAATGAATCGCAGCTGTCGCGTTTCTTTCTCGAAGGGCCGGTGACGATGGTGCCACAGCAGCATCCCATCACGCGGCTGGCCGGTGACACGCAAAATGCTGCCCTCTGGAAAAAGATCCCGCCGCTCGCCTGGGCGCATAAGTTTAATGGCTTGAAGAACGGGCCGGGCATTCGCGTGCTGATCGAATCTCCCGCCGGTGATCCGCTGCTGGTCAGCGGTGAATATGGCCGCGGTCGCGTGCTGGCCTTTGCCGGCGAATCGACCTACCGCTGGCCCATGCATGGCTTCGAGCAAGAGCACAAGCGGTTCTGGCGGCAGATTGTTCTGTGGTTGGTTCGCCGCGACGATCTCGATCGCGATGACGTGTGGATCAAGCTCGATCAACGTCGTTTCAATCCCGGCAGCCGCGTGCAGATCACGGCTGGCGCGCGGAGCAGCACCGGCGATGCAATCACCACGGCAACGCTCGATACGCAACTCGTCTTGCCCGGCGGCCAAAAGCAACCGATCCGGTTGTCGCTCGACGGCGAACAATACGTCGGCAGCGTCGAAGTAAAAACGCCCGGCGATTATGCGGTCGAACTGACGGCTACGCGGGAGAACCGCAAGCTCGGCAACGCCCGCGCGGAGTTTCTGGTTTTTGATCGCGACATCGAATTGAGCAATCCTGCCGCCGATCCCGCTCAGATGGCCGCCCTCGCCGATTGGACCAAAGACGACGGCGGTGGAGCGCTCGCGCCGGAACAACTCTCAGCGCAGATCGACGCCATTCGCAACCGCAAGAAGGAATATGAAATTCGTCAGACAAAATGGCAACTTGCCAGCACGTCGGGCGACGCTTGGCTCTTCTTCTGCTTGCTCGTCGGTCTGCTCGGAACGGACTGGTTCCTGCGCAAGAAGTGGGGGCTGGTTTAATGCACCGGCTCGCGACAGCGCTGCAGAAGCATCGCGGCATTCTGTTGCTGCTGCTATTCACACTCATCGTTCGCGGCAGCGTGCTGATTGCCCGCTTCGATGAACTGCGGGCCGATCCTGATGCGTATCATTTGATCGCGCACAACATGGTTCGCTTTGCCTGCTTCAGCATCGACGATCCCGCCGATGTGGCTGGTCGCAGTGGCGATCCTGCGCCTTCCGCCTATCGCCCGCCGCTATATCCAGTGATCCTCAGCAATCTGGCCATCGGCAAAGATCAGATCATTCACTACGAAAGAATCGCGCTGCTGCACCTTGGTCTGGGACTCGCGACTGTCTGGGTCACTTGGTTCATCGCTCACGCATTGCAACTCGGCTGGGCCAGCTACCTGGCAGGCGTGCTGGTGGCCTGCGATCCACTGCTGCTGAATCAGCAAACGCTGATCATGACCGAAACGCTCGCGGCGTTTTGCACGGTCGTGGCTTGGGGCCTGCTCGTTCGATTTGATTTCGATCGCAATTGGTGGAACGCGGCGCTCGCTGGCGGCGCGATCGGCCTCGCAGCACTCTGCCGACCGACCTACTTGCCTTGGATGGGCATTTCGGCCGTGGTTGCTTTTTGTTTGCAGCCTGGAGTGGTGTCGCGGCAGAAAAGAACGTCGCGCACAACGATAGCGAGCGCGCAGTGGGGCCTACGATTGCTCAATGCTGCCGCTTTGCTGGTCTTTGGTCTCGGCGTGATGTTCCCGTGGGCCTGGCGGAATTATCGGGAGTTTAAGAAGCCGATTCTGACAACCACTCACGGCGGTTACACGATTTATCTGGCGAACAATCGGCACTTCTACAAGTACTTGCGCGAGGACAAAACAGGTTTGCCCTGGGATCCGCGGCAGCGAACTAGCTGGGGACCGTATCGCGTTTCATTCCGCGATGAACGACGCGGTTTGATCAGTCCCACTACCGGACAGATGGTGAATCCGCCCGCGATTGACGGCGAGATTGGCTTGGACATCCAGCAACGGGAGTTGGCGCGGCAGGCGATGCTCGATGATCCCGCCGGCTTCTTGCTTGCTGCGACCTATCGAGTGCGTCAGTTCTGGTCGCCGCTCCCGTATCGCTTGACGGCCGATGAATCGCGCAGTCGAACGCTGCTCCGCTACGCGACTGCGGTTTGGTACCTCGCGGTTTATGCGCTCGCGCTCGTTGGCGTATGGCAGTTGCGCGGGAAGTTGCTCCGCTCGCCCTGGCTATTCGGTATTTTTCTGGTTGCCATCTTTAGCGGCGTGCATGTTTTCTACTGGAGCAATCTGCGGATGCGGGCGCCGATCATGCCAATCATTGCGGTCATTGCCGCGGTTGGTGCGTTACGGTTGCGTGAGTTGCGCTCACACGTACCACAAGTTCCAAACCAGGATCGCGCCGAAGTTGCCGGCGATCACGGCAAAGACTAGCCCCGCGGCCCAAACATCGAGAGCCGTGTGATACTGCTTCTGTAGCCGATCGACTACTTCGACGAGCAACAGCAGGCCGACTGCGACGAGCAAAGTCAGCAGCCAGTCGATCCAGAGTTCCGATAAGTCGCCACGCAGCCACAAGATCGAACCGGCCAACAGCCAAAATCCGCAGCCTGAGATCAAGCGATAACCAATTTGGCCGGCGGGAGCCACTCCGGCGATCGTGCCGATGAGTGCAGCGATCGTGAGCCAATACACGACTTGGATCTGATCGAGCCGATACGACGAGAGCATGCTGCAAAGGATGAGCGCATAGCAGACCACGGCCCAAGTGAGCGTGGACGCCAGTCGCCCCGAAATCCAACCGACAGCGATCCCAATCACCAACGTCGCAAAAAATCCCGTCGTCGCCGCGATCATCGCCCAGTCACCAAACAGCCGCACGTAGGCCAGCACCATGCTCGCGGTGAACATGGTAACGAGTAGCGAACGAAGGCTGTACTGACTGGCCGCCTTGAGCGGCGCGGTTTTGGCTGCGTGTGGTGTATCCATCGGTCGCTCCTGCTAGCTCCATTCTAGTTACGGCTGCAGTCAGTTGCCGCGCAACGCCGAAAGTGTGCGATCGACCCAATTGGTAAAGATCGAGTGCGCGGATTCGCCCGGATCGAATAGCGTACGCAGACGTTCTTTCGCCTGCACGTAACTCGCCGAGCCGGGCGTTCCCCAATGGTGCTCACGATTCTCCGCGCGTAACCCGGCGAGAACTTGCAGCGGCGGATAGGTGCCGAACTCGGCGCAGGCAAAAAGGTAGTCGTCTACGCCGCCGTGCGCCAAACACCACGGACCAAGGCCACCGCGCGCCAGATAGGCCACGCCTTGCGAATGGCTGGCTTCGTGCGAATCGGCACCCAGATGTTGATCGAGCCACGTTTGCTGAGCAACGGTCAGCGGCGAATCGATGAGCAACTTCGCCGTGCCCGCCGACCGAGGCCGCTGTGCAAATCGAAATGAACCACCCGCGGCGCACCGGCAACCCAGTCCGGCAGATGGGCGAGTAACAACTGCTGCGTTTCGCCCGGCTGCTTGCCGCCGAAGAACAATCCCTGCGGAAACTCGTACTGACCAGCAGCAATCGCCTGCTTCAAGCGCGGCATGCCGTGGCGCAACACTGCATAGGCAGCGCGCAGTTGAAACCAATCCCAGCGAGATTGAGGCGAACGCGGATTCAGCAGCGCGTCGAGCTCGGCATATCCATCCGGCGCTCCGGCGAACGGTTCACCCGGCAGCAGGAAGTTGCGATTCGGATCGATGTTGTCAGCATCGAACCGGCGCACATGGGCAAAGCCATAAGGATTCAGGGCATGAATCAGCACGAGCCTGACGCCGCGTAAATCCGCGTTGGCATGCAGCAGCGCGATTTGCAACGCCGCGCCAAAGAAGCCTTCCACACCATGCAAGCCGCTGGAGATGATCAGCGTAGGCAAGTCGCGCTGGTCGGTCGACCAGGCAACGTCGATCGTCAGCTCTTCATTCGCGGGTCCACGACTGCTAATCGGCAGCGCAGACCACTGCCACGATCGTGAATCGGCGGCAGTACGAAAATCTTCGCGGGCAACGAAGTAAGAACTGGGAAGCATTCCCACAGTTTAACCGGCGGCCGGAACAAATTTCTGATGGCTTATCCCGGCAGTGATTTGTTTGGTTCCGAAACGCAATTCAGGTACGATAATCGAGCATCTCGTCGGGTTGGCTTTCGCTGCTTCTTCTCTCGGAACATCGCCATGCCTGCTCAGGTTAGGGTTGCATGCAACCTCGTCCTCGGCCTTTCCCTGGCCCTGATTCTTCCTCCTCTCGGTCACGCCGCCGACCCTTTTGCCCCGGCGAATCCTACTCAGCAGGTCGCCGAGGAGCGAGCACGACAGCAACAGGCTCGCGAGGCCATGACTTTGCTCACGTTTGAGCAAGCCCTGCGCATGCCGATCAAGGGAGAACTCGATGGCGTCGAACTGCGAGATCTGATTTTGTGGTTGGCGGACGTTACGGAAATTCAGATTCAGATCGATTCGCCGGCACTACAGGAATTGAAGGTCGAGCCTTCGCAGGAAATCAAGTTGACGATTGGCGACAAACCGCTGCCGGCTTGGAAGGTCTTGGTCCTGGCGCTGCAGAAGGTGAATCCAAAACTTGTCGCGGTGCCGAGAAATGAGATGCTCGTTGTTACGTCCGAAGCCCGTTCGCATGTGACGAACGTTTACGACGTACGCGATATCCTGGATGCGAGCACGAAGGGCAAGTTGAGTCGTGACGAAGCCGGCGCCGCGCTCGTCAAGCACATCTTGGGCACCATCGCGGCCGATTCCTGGAAAGAAAAGGGAGGCAATGGACAGGCGACGATTTATCGAGATCTTCTGGTCGTCGAACAGTCGGCCCGCGTTC is drawn from Anatilimnocola floriformis and contains these coding sequences:
- a CDS encoding M14 family metallopeptidase; translation: MLPSSYFVAREDFRTAADSRSWQWSALPISSRGPANEELTIDVAWSTDQRDLPTLIISSGLHGVEGFFGAALQIALLHANADLRGVRLVLIHALNPYGFAHVRRFDADNIDPNRNFLLPGEPFAGAPDGYAELDALLNPRSPQSRWDWFQLRAAYAVLRHGMPRLKQAIAAGQYEFPQGLFFGGKQPGETQQLLLAHLPDWVAGAPRVVHFDLHSGLGRRARRSCSSIRR
- a CDS encoding ArnT family glycosyltransferase, producing the protein MHRLATALQKHRGILLLLLFTLIVRGSVLIARFDELRADPDAYHLIAHNMVRFACFSIDDPADVAGRSGDPAPSAYRPPLYPVILSNLAIGKDQIIHYERIALLHLGLGLATVWVTWFIAHALQLGWASYLAGVLVACDPLLLNQQTLIMTETLAAFCTVVAWGLLVRFDFDRNWWNAALAGGAIGLAALCRPTYLPWMGISAVVAFCLQPGVVSRQKRTSRTTIASAQWGLRLLNAAALLVFGLGVMFPWAWRNYREFKKPILTTTHGGYTIYLANNRHFYKYLREDKTGLPWDPRQRTSWGPYRVSFRDERRGLISPTTGQMVNPPAIDGEIGLDIQQRELARQAMLDDPAGFLLAATYRVRQFWSPLPYRLTADESRSRTLLRYATAVWYLAVYALALVGVWQLRGKLLRSPWLFGIFLVAIFSGVHVFYWSNLRMRAPIMPIIAVIAAVGALRLRELRSHVPQVPNQDRAEVAGDHGKD
- a CDS encoding DUF2817 domain-containing protein; the protein is MLIDSPLTVAQQTWLDQHLGADSHEASHSQGVAYLARGGLGPWCLAHGGVDDYLFACAEFGTYPPLQVLAGLRAENREHHWGTPGSASYVQAKERLRTLFDPGESAHSIFTNWVDRTLSALRGN
- a CDS encoding glutamine amidotransferase, which produces MSPDSTPAELSTDPILGSYWAVALIALGLIALLALGPRYGRLSWPRKAVLTVLRLLIIGLVVIALLRPTKLTTVKTPRSSVVIVMVDTSRSMLLPNGKDEMTRWQALQKTIDKVKSQLVNPGPDLELRTYTYDSRLHPWQIVNGQLQLPEKPTGEQTDVGTSLYQALLPEQGKRLAAVVLLGDGAQTAFDPQIEVQEAGRKIRDDFAAPLFTVTFGPSGDAAQSRDVAVERLDEQFTVFVKNEVVVKGQIRVRGYAQKKIPVELFLEDASGNRQSLGKKDIVATDDIKPIEVDFPITPEKVGHFRLTMQAALQDGELVAKNNALSAYLTVLEGGLRILFLDGEKRFEQKFLRRAINASPDIDLDDRILDIRGKKNWPINLSEDLKRDKYDAYILGEVDAAALGPQQMQQLASNVAAGKGLLMIGGRGSFGWGHYRGTPIEQLLPIRFNAIEGSDGLNESQLSRFFLEGPVTMVPQQHPITRLAGDTQNAALWKKIPPLAWAHKFNGLKNGPGIRVLIESPAGDPLLVSGEYGRGRVLAFAGESTYRWPMHGFEQEHKRFWRQIVLWLVRRDDLDRDDVWIKLDQRRFNPGSRVQITAGARSSTGDAITTATLDTQLVLPGGQKQPIRLSLDGEQYVGSVEVKTPGDYAVELTATRENRKLGNARAEFLVFDRDIELSNPAADPAQMAALADWTKDDGGGALAPEQLSAQIDAIRNRKKEYEIRQTKWQLASTSGDAWLFFCLLVGLLGTDWFLRKKWGLV
- a CDS encoding calmodulin-binding protein yields the protein MIRRLLLALACACVMGVVTSATEAQAQYPTSRAYGRTWGGQYSRMDWERFYHYPYVYYPQNFYGNEYYRSSEDLYYRYPQEMRIPTYNRQWQNEYPQERRYHSGHQFILDVF